Proteins found in one Thalassophryne amazonica chromosome 1, fThaAma1.1, whole genome shotgun sequence genomic segment:
- the enosf1 gene encoding mitochondrial enolase superfamily member 1 isoform X1: protein MLPKIINLTVKDVRFPTSLEHHGSDAMHTDPDYSAAYVVVNTDVGLKGFGLTFTLGKGTEIVVCAVEALAGLVVGKSLQEIVGDFRGFYRLLTSDGQMRWLGPEKGVIHLATAAVLNAVWDLWARAEGKPLWKLLVDMDPKQVISCIDFRYITDVLTEEEALRILLEGQEGKQQREDQMLKEGYPAYTTSCAWLGYSDQQLQQLCTDALNSGWTKFKVKVGADFEDDIRRCSLIREIIGPNNILMIDANQRWDVQEAITWVSKLAKFKPLWIEEPTCPDDILGHAAISKALAPLGIGVATGEQCHNRVMFKQFLQASALQFVQIDSCRLGSVNENLAVLLMAKKFQVPVCPHAGGVGLCELVQHLILFDYISVSANLSNRMCEYVDHLHEHFTSPVVIRNAHYMPPKDPGYSCEMVESSVQTHQYPDGDVWQRHLNK, encoded by the exons ATGCTGCCTAAAATCATTAATTTGACAGTTAAGGACGTGAGGTTTCCGACGTCTTTGGAGCACCACGGTTCAGACGCGATG CACACTGATCCGGATTATTCAGCCGCATACGTCGTTGTGAACACAGACGTCGGCCTGAAAGGCTTTGGTCTGACTTTCACTTTGGGAAAAGGAACAGAGATCG TGGTCTGTGCTGTGGAGGCCCTGGCAGGACTGGTTGTGGGTAAATCCTTACAGGAGATTGTGGGTGACTTTCGTGGATTTTACCGCCTGTTGACCAGTGATGGACAGATGAGATGG TTGGGACCAGAGAAAGGAGTGATTCACCTGGCCACAGCTGCAGTCTTGAATGCTGTGTGGGACCTCTGGGCAAGAGCAGAGggaaag CCACTGTGGAAACTGCTTGTAGACATG GACCCCAAGCAAGTCATTTCGTGCATTGACTTCCGATACATCACTGATGTGTTGACAGAGGAGGAAGCGCTAC GGATACTTCTGGAAGGACAAGAGGGCAAACAGCAGAGAG AGGATCAAATGCTGAAAGAGGGTTACCCTGCCTACACCACTTCCTGTGCTTGGCTCGGATACTCAGaccagcagctccagcag CTCTGCACAGATGCCCTCAATAGTGGCTGGACCAAATTTAAGGTGAAAGTTGGTGCTGACTTTGAGGATGACATACGCAGGTGCAGCCTCATAAGGGAAATAATTGGACCAAATAATATCTTG ATGATTGATGCCAATCAGAGATGGGATGTACAGGAGGCTATCACTTGGGTGTCCAAACTAGCCAAATTCAAACCTCTGTGGATCGAGGAGCCCACGTGTCCGGATGATATTCTGGGTCATGCTGCTATATCTAAG GCCTTGGCTCCACTTGGTATTGGGGTGGCAACAGGGGAACAG TGTCACAACAGGGTGATGTTTAAGCAGTTCCTCCAGGCTTCAGCACTGCAGTTTGTACAAATAGACAGCTGTCGACTGGGCAGTGTCAACGAGAATCTGGCTGTCCTGCTGATGGCCAAAAAGTTCCAGG TACCAGTGTGCCCTCATGCCGGAGGTGTTGGTCTGTGTGAACTCGTCCAGCATCTGATTCTGTTTGACTACATCTCTGTGTCTGCAAATCTGAGCAACAG AATGTGTGAATATGTGGACCATCTCCATGAGCACTTCACCAGTCCGGTGGTGATTCGCAATGCCCATTATATGCCCCCCAAG GATCCAGGCTATTCTTGTGAGATGGTGGAGTCATCTGTGCAGACACACCAGTACCCAGACGGAGATGTTTGGCAAAGGCACCTGAACAAATGA
- the enosf1 gene encoding mitochondrial enolase superfamily member 1 isoform X2 encodes MRWLGPEKGVIHLATAAVLNAVWDLWARAEGKPLWKLLVDMDPKQVISCIDFRYITDVLTEEEALRILLEGQEGKQQREDQMLKEGYPAYTTSCAWLGYSDQQLQQLCTDALNSGWTKFKVKVGADFEDDIRRCSLIREIIGPNNILMIDANQRWDVQEAITWVSKLAKFKPLWIEEPTCPDDILGHAAISKALAPLGIGVATGEQCHNRVMFKQFLQASALQFVQIDSCRLGSVNENLAVLLMAKKFQVPVCPHAGGVGLCELVQHLILFDYISVSANLSNRMCEYVDHLHEHFTSPVVIRNAHYMPPKDPGYSCEMVESSVQTHQYPDGDVWQRHLNK; translated from the exons ATGAGATGG TTGGGACCAGAGAAAGGAGTGATTCACCTGGCCACAGCTGCAGTCTTGAATGCTGTGTGGGACCTCTGGGCAAGAGCAGAGggaaag CCACTGTGGAAACTGCTTGTAGACATG GACCCCAAGCAAGTCATTTCGTGCATTGACTTCCGATACATCACTGATGTGTTGACAGAGGAGGAAGCGCTAC GGATACTTCTGGAAGGACAAGAGGGCAAACAGCAGAGAG AGGATCAAATGCTGAAAGAGGGTTACCCTGCCTACACCACTTCCTGTGCTTGGCTCGGATACTCAGaccagcagctccagcag CTCTGCACAGATGCCCTCAATAGTGGCTGGACCAAATTTAAGGTGAAAGTTGGTGCTGACTTTGAGGATGACATACGCAGGTGCAGCCTCATAAGGGAAATAATTGGACCAAATAATATCTTG ATGATTGATGCCAATCAGAGATGGGATGTACAGGAGGCTATCACTTGGGTGTCCAAACTAGCCAAATTCAAACCTCTGTGGATCGAGGAGCCCACGTGTCCGGATGATATTCTGGGTCATGCTGCTATATCTAAG GCCTTGGCTCCACTTGGTATTGGGGTGGCAACAGGGGAACAG TGTCACAACAGGGTGATGTTTAAGCAGTTCCTCCAGGCTTCAGCACTGCAGTTTGTACAAATAGACAGCTGTCGACTGGGCAGTGTCAACGAGAATCTGGCTGTCCTGCTGATGGCCAAAAAGTTCCAGG TACCAGTGTGCCCTCATGCCGGAGGTGTTGGTCTGTGTGAACTCGTCCAGCATCTGATTCTGTTTGACTACATCTCTGTGTCTGCAAATCTGAGCAACAG AATGTGTGAATATGTGGACCATCTCCATGAGCACTTCACCAGTCCGGTGGTGATTCGCAATGCCCATTATATGCCCCCCAAG GATCCAGGCTATTCTTGTGAGATGGTGGAGTCATCTGTGCAGACACACCAGTACCCAGACGGAGATGTTTGGCAAAGGCACCTGAACAAATGA
- the tyms gene encoding thymidylate synthase codes for MPEISEVHRDEQRSDDTKETEAHAEEKQVLRGFCDEQGYLDQIRYILQSGCRKGDRTGTGVLSVFGAQIRYNLRDQFPLLTTKRVFWRGVLEELLWFIKGSTNAKELSEKGVKIWDANGSRDFLDKSGFTDREEGDLGPVYGFQWRHFGAKYTNMHADYTGQGVDQLQKVIDTIKSNPEDRRIIMCAWNPKDLPLMALPPCHTLCQFYVCDGELSCQLYQRSGDMGLGVPFNIASYSLLTYMIAHITGLKPGDFVHTLGDTHIYINHIDPLKVQLKRESRPFPKLKILRKVENIDDFRAEDFEICDYNPHPTIKMQMAV; via the exons ATGCCGGAAATCTCAGAAGTACACAGAGATGAACAGCGCAGTGACGACACAAAGGAGACGGAGGCGCACGCGGAAGAGAAGCAAGTGTTGAGGGGTTTTTGTGACGAACAGGGATATCTGGACCAGATCCGGTACATCCTGCAGAGCGGCTGCAGGAAGGGGGACAGAACCGGGACCGGAGTTCTGTCTGTTTTCGGTGCGCAGATCAGATACAATCTgagag ATCAGTTTCCTTTGCTGACAACCAAGAGAGTGTTCTGGAGAGGAGTTCTTGAAGAGTTACTCTGGTTTATCAAG GGATCAACAAATGCCAAGGAGCTGTCTGAAAAGGGTGTGAAAATCTGGGATGCCAACGGATCTCGGGACTTCCTGgacaaaagtggtttcacagacaGAGAGGAGGGTGACTTGGGGCCTGTGTACGGTTTCCAGTGGAGGCACTTTGGCGCCAAGTACACAAACATGCATGCAG ATTACACAGGACAAGGTGTGGACCAGCTGCAGAAGGTCATTGACACCATTAAAAGCAACCCAGAGGACCGACGGATTATCATGTGTGCCTGGAACCCCAAAG ATCTGCCTCTCATGGCTCTGCCCCCGTGCCACACCCTCTGTCAGTTCTATGTGTGTGACGGGGAGCTGTCATGTCAGCTGTACCAGCGATCGGGAGATATGGGCCTTGGAGTGCCATTCAACATTGCCAGTTATTCACTTCTTACCTACATGATCGCCCACATCACAGGACTCAAG CCCGGCGACTTTGTTCACACGCTTGGGGACACTCACATCTACATCAACCACATTGATCCTCTCAAAGTGCAG CTCAAGAGGGAGAGTCGACCTTTTCCCAAGTTGAAAATCCTGAGGAAAGTGGAGAACATTGATGATTTTCGTGCAGAGGATTTTGAGATATGTGACTACAATCCTCATCCCACCATCAAGATGCAAATGGCAGTGTAA
- the enosf1 gene encoding mitochondrial enolase superfamily member 1 isoform X3 produces the protein MLKEGYPAYTTSCAWLGYSDQQLQQLCTDALNSGWTKFKVKVGADFEDDIRRCSLIREIIGPNNILMIDANQRWDVQEAITWVSKLAKFKPLWIEEPTCPDDILGHAAISKALAPLGIGVATGEQCHNRVMFKQFLQASALQFVQIDSCRLGSVNENLAVLLMAKKFQVPVCPHAGGVGLCELVQHLILFDYISVSANLSNRMCEYVDHLHEHFTSPVVIRNAHYMPPKDPGYSCEMVESSVQTHQYPDGDVWQRHLNK, from the exons ATGCTGAAAGAGGGTTACCCTGCCTACACCACTTCCTGTGCTTGGCTCGGATACTCAGaccagcagctccagcag CTCTGCACAGATGCCCTCAATAGTGGCTGGACCAAATTTAAGGTGAAAGTTGGTGCTGACTTTGAGGATGACATACGCAGGTGCAGCCTCATAAGGGAAATAATTGGACCAAATAATATCTTG ATGATTGATGCCAATCAGAGATGGGATGTACAGGAGGCTATCACTTGGGTGTCCAAACTAGCCAAATTCAAACCTCTGTGGATCGAGGAGCCCACGTGTCCGGATGATATTCTGGGTCATGCTGCTATATCTAAG GCCTTGGCTCCACTTGGTATTGGGGTGGCAACAGGGGAACAG TGTCACAACAGGGTGATGTTTAAGCAGTTCCTCCAGGCTTCAGCACTGCAGTTTGTACAAATAGACAGCTGTCGACTGGGCAGTGTCAACGAGAATCTGGCTGTCCTGCTGATGGCCAAAAAGTTCCAGG TACCAGTGTGCCCTCATGCCGGAGGTGTTGGTCTGTGTGAACTCGTCCAGCATCTGATTCTGTTTGACTACATCTCTGTGTCTGCAAATCTGAGCAACAG AATGTGTGAATATGTGGACCATCTCCATGAGCACTTCACCAGTCCGGTGGTGATTCGCAATGCCCATTATATGCCCCCCAAG GATCCAGGCTATTCTTGTGAGATGGTGGAGTCATCTGTGCAGACACACCAGTACCCAGACGGAGATGTTTGGCAAAGGCACCTGAACAAATGA